The genomic segment CAGTTCAAATTTGAGTCAGACGATACCAAAAGATGAGTGAGAAAAATTATCATAATTTGAGGGAAAAGTCATTAATAAGTAGTTTAAAACTGCAGTTCAAAACAACAAGCCTATGTAGATTGCACCTAGCTGCTTAGCTGAGCTAAATGTCCGCTAAACTCTGCCTAACGCTAACCCTAAATCAACCAACATTACCTTCCCTTCCTGTTCTCATGTTATTGAGGATGTGAGGCAGAGTGAGCTCATCAAGTGGTTGCTAGAAAATTTATATTAAGCAGCTATTTACATGAAACATCAAGTGAGTGAACACAAACAATTAGCGCTGTAAAACATGACATCTACTGAAATCTCATTTGCttgtcttttattatttaacagTGCTATTTTCAACATCCCTGGTCCAGCCAGTCATCTCTATCCCttgttgaataaaataaacaaatatactTGCTTAAGAGCTGATGTAataagaggggagggggggcccACTAAGACTGCATATGCACATGGCCCAAAGTTTTCGTGCTACGCCCCTGGTGACTGGTGTGACTAGAATGCAAGAGAAACAAGAACAGTAATGTACATATTACTGTAGAAAGTGTTATATCAGCAACGTCTATCCTTTGAATCTCTCCAGACTTTACCGTAACGTCCAATACAGGGCTTTTagaaataaagatgtttttcagGAAATTGCCACTGTCGAGAGAGCAAGAGTACAACAACACTTGCACGAGCGTGCCAAGCCTCAGTATCATCCCACTCCCCATTAATCATTCTGTATGTGACTCTTATGTATTAGGTTTTTCCCTCCATAAAACTCTCAATGAGAGGACAATTACATATTTCTACACGCCGGGCAGTGCAAATTATCAGCACAAGCAGCTCCGGCGGATGGCTTTTCTGCAGCAGAGCAAATACCAAACCAAGTGTGTAGAACAAACAGTGGGGCAAACAATAAACTTCAGAGAAACTACAGCATTGGGCTCTCGAGGACTATCAAACTGATGATTCTTGCATAGGTTTACACATTACTGATTCACCGACGCTACTGTGTTAAGTTTGCTTGGTTTAAAatcttttataaataaataaatcagtgccAACAGCATGTGATGCAGCTGTGAGCCCCACCGATGCCTCAACAGTGCCACCTTCTGATCAAAGATATTAGGTGAGCCTCTTCCTCGCGTTCAGACTGATCCTAAACACAGTGGGCACTTTTGGGAATCtctgcaaaacataaaaattgaCCAAATTTTTCGATTTCACGATACACATTAGAAAAATATAGGTCAGCTTTCATCTTTTTACCGGCTTCCTGTACGTTCTAGCGAGGAAATATCTCTCGGCAGAATCCTTTCTGCTGGCATTTGGCTTTAAAGTCCGAACACTCCCGAACACACTCGACAGCTTCTCCTGGAGCTTCTGAGCGAGGATCCCGTCCCAGTACTTACACACCAGCGAGCCACCCGGCTGCAAAACCTTCTCGGCCAAGTCTatcagagacaaacacatcacGGTGAGTCTCTCGTGGTCCATCTCTCGAAAACCGCTGGCGTTCGGTGCCATGTCGCTCAGGATGACGTGAGCCCGGCCGCTGGGAAGCAGCTCCAGCAGTTTGCCGTGGGTGGCGGGCTCGGTGACGTCGTGACTGGACAGGAAGTGGGCGCCGTCCAGGGGAGGGATGTTAAGCAGATCAACACCAACAACGGTGCCACGAGGTAACTCTGGATCTGGgatgagagaaaagaagttcatctgaaaatgtttatgCGTTAGACACTGAAATCTATCTTTGGTAGTTGCTTCACATCCTGTAACCTCGATGTGAAATCCTTGTCTGTTCTCACATGCT from the Scophthalmus maximus strain ysfricsl-2021 chromosome 17, ASM2237912v1, whole genome shotgun sequence genome contains:
- the mrm2 gene encoding rRNA methyltransferase 2, mitochondrial, whose product is MTSNSFKTMWSASLQRRCLHSSLCLMKKSKSPAEQRWLTRQLKDPYVKASRAQNFRCRSAFKLLEMDDKFRLLQPGDSVVDCGAAPGAWSQVAVQRVNSAGTDPELPRGTVVGVDLLNIPPLDGAHFLSSHDVTEPATHGKLLELLPSGRAHVILSDMAPNASGFREMDHERLTVMCLSLIDLAEKVLQPGGSLVCKYWDGILAQKLQEKLSSVFGSVRTLKPNASRKDSAERYFLARTYRKPVKR